Genomic window (Aquimarina sp. BL5):
GGAATAAAAATTTACGATTTGACCATAAAACGGACCTTGGCCATTATCGTATCGAACTTCTAATTTTCTTTTATGTTCTGTTACCAAAATAGTTTGGTCAGCAAAATCTACCCATGTACCTTCAAAAGTTTTCATTATTCTAAGTTTAAGTAGTCCCTACTCTATTCAATATTGGCTTTTCGGGTCACGCCGCATTATTTTTAATTCATTAATTCAAAAAAGTAATAACATAGCCAACATTAAAAATTCTCTTCAACTAATTATTAAACTACATCTGATTATTAATTAAAACGGAAACAATTTTTCTATTATTCTATTTCCATTATGAAGTTACACTTAAATATCGTCGATATGGGAAAGAATGGAATAAGACAATGAATCGTATGCATAAGATCTAAAAAATGTGGTATCTAGATATTACATTTTGATACATACTAACCAGTAGTTCATTAATACTCGTGGAAACACAAGACATAATGTATCGAGAATTGTTTTTTTAACTTAAAATCTTTGTTCTCGTATACGTCTTAATAAAGCCGGAACATTATTTTAATGTTCGTACTCTTTTTATAATATTTTTATATTTTTCGCTCAACGTAATATGATGATTTCCTGAAAGAACAATAAGATTATCCGATGGTATAATTTCTTCTATCTTTTGCATATTTACGACATAATTTCTGTGGGTTCTACTAAACATAGTATCATCCAATAGATTCAGAATCTTAGTTAGTGAAATTAAAATGACGAATTTTTCTTTTGGGGTAACGATATTACAATACTTTTCTTCTACTTCTATATAAATAATATCCTCAAGAAATACTTTCTTTAGAATTTTTCCTTTTTTAATGTATAAATATGTTTCACTAATTACCGTATCCTCATCCTCGCTTAAAAAAGTGTCTTTTTGCGCATAGAATCGTTCTACCGCCATTTCTATAGCATACAATAACTCTAGCTCATTAAAAGGTTTTAGTAAATAACTAAAGGGTTGGGTTAATTTAGCCCTTTCGAATATAGATCGATCAGTAGCGCTGGTTAAAAAAACAAAAGGTTTTGAAGCATTGGGTACCGCATTAATTGTTTCGGCAAAAGCAATACCATCAGGCACTTTATCTAAAAAAACATCTAGAATGACAACATCGATAGTAGTAGTGTTGTAAAAAATATGAAGTGCTTCTTTTAGGTTTGTCGCGACACCCACAATAGTATAGCCATGAGTTTTAAGCACCGCAACTAGGGGGTCACTCTCGTGAGGATTATCTTCTACAATAAGTACGTTTATACTATCCATTATTTAGTGCTTTGGGTAAAGATACAATCATTTTTGTACCTTTTCCTAGGGTACTATCAATAGAAAATTTCCCTTGATTTTTTTTAATCATTGTCTTACATAACTGTAAGCCTAAGCCAGTACCAATAACATCTTCATGTTCTTTTTTAGCCAATAAAACAGAATCTTTTAAAAGTTCTAACCTAGTAACCTCTGTCATCCCAGCACCCGTATCTTCTACTATAAGGTCGCAATACCCGTGATCATTATTTTCTGTATACAAGCTTATTGCTCCCTCCTGTTCAGAAAATTTGATGGCATTATCAACTAAATTACGAAGTACTATTTTTAAAGATTCCTGATCGGCCAAGATCATATCACTTTTTAAAACCTTATTGGTAAACGTGATATTTTTTTCTTTCATAAGCGGCAAATAATTATATACTACCTGTTCTGTAATAGGAAACAAATGCAGCGAAGTAATCTCAAAATACGATTGTTTCGTTTGTGATAATGCCCAATGCAATAAGTTATCTAATAAATTATATAAACTATTTACCATAGTACTGTTTTGATCAAGTAGATTGTTTACGTTATCAAGCTTTTTAGGATTTAATTCATCCGACAGTAACCTATTACTATATTTTAATGCTATGATAGAAGAACGCAGGTCGTGACTTAAAATAGATAAAATTTGATCTTTGGTTGCATTTAACGCATCCAAGTCTTCTTTTTGGGTTGTGATAATCTTAGTGACCTTTACTTTTTCTTTATAAAAAAAAACAGCGGTTACTAACAGTACTAATAATGCAATCGCAGAATAAAATAACCCATTACGCTCTGCTATCTTTGCTTTGTTTTCTGCCTGTAGTAGACTAACTTCTTTTTGTTTTTCTTTTATGGCAAATTCTTTTTCTATCTGAGCGACTTCCCAAATTTTATTCTGGTTATTCAGGGAGTCTGTCCATTTTTCATATTCTTTTCTATATCGTAAAGCATCCGAGAATTTTTTCCTATTCTCCTCTACCACTGCCATATTAAGTGCCGTATTTTGCCTTATTGTATAGTCATCTGTATATTTGGATAATTGATAGGCCTTTAGAAAATATCCTATCGCTAATTGGTCCTTGTACTGCTCATAATTTGAAATGGCCATACCGCCGTAAAAACGGATAAGCTTTAACGTATCGGTTTTTATTTCAGGAGCTTCAATACTTTGTAACAAATAGGACTCCGCTTTATCATATTGTTTTAGGTGTAAATAACAAATCCCTAAATTATGTTCTACACCACTTTTTTTGACACCTATAAGCCCATAATCATTTACATCTAATTTCTCTATTCTAGTAAAATAATCAATCGCTTTTTGAAATTCGCTTAGCTCCAAAGCAATCTCGCCTAAATATATGTTTACACGAGTATAAAATTTAAAGTCAGAAGAAATTTTGGCAAATTCTTTTTTAGCTTCTTCAAACAACTTTATTTTATTAAAACTATACGCTCTAAAAAAATGACAATAATCCCGAAGCTTAGAATCCTTTACTGATTGACTAAGTTGTTTTGCAGAATACACCAAGGTAGAGTCCCATTCTTTTTGCAAAAAGAATGATTGTGCTTTATAAAAATGCTTTTCTCTGATAAACGGATCACTATGTATTTTAATTTCTTTTTCAAAAAGACTTTGCTCTTTTTTTTGTTGTGAAAAAGAAATATTAGCGATCATAAAGCTAATTAAAAGAAAAAATAGTTTAAGAGTTCGTAGCATTAGTATTTTTAACAGAATAACACCATTACAATATACAAAAAGCAGGGAGAATACCCCTGCTTATGATTAAACTCATTAAGTACTATACTAGGACAGTATTTTATTCATCACTAGGCTGAACTGTAGTTACTGTACCTCTTGATGTTTCTGGATCTTCATCTAATAAAAAAGCTCGGACTGTCTCAAAAGTATTAATGCCAAATATTGATGATTCCGGAAATACAAGAAAATATGGAAAAACATTAAATTTATTTTTGTTCACATTACCTCCCTTTTCCGCTAAGACTTCCCTATTGTAACTAAAATATATATCTAGCTGTAAATTTCCTTCAGAGCCTAAAGAAAAATTATATTGAAATAAAGTTTTTTTTAGTTCCCCATATCCATATACAGTAGCAGAAAGAAAAATACCAATGAAAGAAGAAGATAAAGGATTTTGGAAATGATCATTTCTAAAAGCCTGCACTATTGGTTGAATAGCTCTTACATTATTTAAATATTGTTTATGAATATTTAATGAGCTATCAAGACCTTCTTTT
Coding sequences:
- a CDS encoding LytTR family DNA-binding domain-containing protein, with amino-acid sequence MDSINVLIVEDNPHESDPLVAVLKTHGYTIVGVATNLKEALHIFYNTTTIDVVILDVFLDKVPDGIAFAETINAVPNASKPFVFLTSATDRSIFERAKLTQPFSYLLKPFNELELLYAIEMAVERFYAQKDTFLSEDEDTVISETYLYIKKGKILKKVFLEDIIYIEVEEKYCNIVTPKEKFVILISLTKILNLLDDTMFSRTHRNYVVNMQKIEEIIPSDNLIVLSGNHHITLSEKYKNIIKRVRTLK
- a CDS encoding tetratricopeptide repeat-containing sensor histidine kinase, with protein sequence MIANISFSQQKKEQSLFEKEIKIHSDPFIREKHFYKAQSFFLQKEWDSTLVYSAKQLSQSVKDSKLRDYCHFFRAYSFNKIKLFEEAKKEFAKISSDFKFYTRVNIYLGEIALELSEFQKAIDYFTRIEKLDVNDYGLIGVKKSGVEHNLGICYLHLKQYDKAESYLLQSIEAPEIKTDTLKLIRFYGGMAISNYEQYKDQLAIGYFLKAYQLSKYTDDYTIRQNTALNMAVVEENRKKFSDALRYRKEYEKWTDSLNNQNKIWEVAQIEKEFAIKEKQKEVSLLQAENKAKIAERNGLFYSAIALLVLLVTAVFFYKEKVKVTKIITTQKEDLDALNATKDQILSILSHDLRSSIIALKYSNRLLSDELNPKKLDNVNNLLDQNSTMVNSLYNLLDNLLHWALSQTKQSYFEITSLHLFPITEQVVYNYLPLMKEKNITFTNKVLKSDMILADQESLKIVLRNLVDNAIKFSEQEGAISLYTENNDHGYCDLIVEDTGAGMTEVTRLELLKDSVLLAKKEHEDVIGTGLGLQLCKTMIKKNQGKFSIDSTLGKGTKMIVSLPKALNNG